cgcgcgcctattttaaatgtctgaGATATGTTCCTTCACCCtcgtaccgatgctcctcttcgttaATCCCGTGTATGACAGCCACAATCACTATCGAGTTTGTTAGATACATCTtcgcattttttttctaactttGCTCGAAAGAAAGCTCTCTTTCCAGTTGGATGAAGCGATCTCAGCGTTTCGGAACCGAATTGTTTTTTTGGACATGTGTTACATTTTCCTacgcttaaattaaaataggtgGACcgaccttaattttttttttttttgataaaaaaacatcgcAGATAACTGTGCTatcgaacaaaaaaaactctCGACTCTATCGGACAGTCGGTAGCCGAGATCGTCTCCGTGAATAAATCACCTGAGTAGCCAGTATAGCGTTTCTGCTCGCTTCACTAAAAAATATCAAGCAACTCCCTTTCctgtttaaaaaagtatatctcAAGACTGAGTCtgattctataattttaataatcgcATGCTTATCAATGATCTTTGAGCTGGTCACAGTTTCACAATTGGCTATCGGTGAAGAACATCTCTTTATACCATTTCCCAACATTATTacactattatatttatggcATGATCGCAGCAGTTCCAAAAGAAATCGAACTAAGAGACcttggtaataaaaaaattttaagttcttcaatttttttatgggtCATCTCATAAGTCTACTGGCCTTGGATGAAATTCTTGAGagtttatagaattaaatagaattccTCAAGTGAAATagacaataaaattgtaaaacggTTATAAATGTActttgctttttttaaatgaaactaatatttttcagataaactTCGCGTGatttagttttgtaaaaatctacatactcccgatgtttcggttacttttcagcaaccgtgatcacgggtagacAAGAtgaacgtcgggagtatgtagttttttttttttttaaatcacgcTCAGTTtatcctaaaaatattagtttcatttaaatgaatataactcgcgaaaatcttagatcacATAATGTACTTTGCTTTTTATCTGGTTATTAGAAGATTTTTCatccaatttaaaaataataataataatacagtgTCGTCACTTATACGGACtaagatatgtatttttagaCGGCTCCGTTAATTCTTTtctttctattaatttataccaaaatcGGACTAAACGCATTGTATAAGGGATTGCTCTGAAATAATTTGAACGATTTTGTACACGCAGCATCattgtctttaaatttaaattttttttcaatttaaatgttctcAAATTTCACGTTTTTACTTGAAAACCTATGTTCGAAATCATCGAAATATCtggagttaaataaataaggccTATTTCGATGTAATATACTAAGAATTTCTctgctgaaaaaaaataacaagaatcctaatgttaattttgattCTCCTTGGCTAATTACGTgcaataatgattttatccTATCATGAGCCcctatctaataattaatagtatcttgtttaatttatgacCTGTGAATCATTGCGAAAAAAGTATGCCGAGTTAGCCTTTAAGTgtgataaaaactttataactttatatatgaaCATCATAACTGAGAAAGATTCAAGAAAAAATCCTCCAAAAGTATGATTGGAACAaaagcaataattatttaataactaagcaaatataaaaatttaagaagttAGTGtcgagaatatttttttgattttagcaatttaatacaaagaataagatgaaataaaagGAGTTAAAGTTTTtgcattaaatttgttttcagtTTTTCTATCTTGCTAGCTGCTATCGATTATGAACGAAATGACAACGTCAGAAATTAGTAGTAATGATAATGTCAAACACTGTTCATAGTctctgaattatattaaacataatattatgtgatTCCCTCAACCATctcaattttgtatttattaaatccttATTTGGTATTTGACAATTCGTTTTTGTAACATTAGGAGATTCTCTCTTTGTCGTAATGTCGTCTAGTCGATCAAAATCTTCAATACTCGACAAACCCCTCAGCAAAGGAAAAGGGGAGGTTTCTCTAGCCCTTTACGcacttttattttcagaaattGTTCAGTACTGCCAGAATCGCTCACATTCCATCAATGAGTTACAAACTAAGTAAACAATTTGAACTATCAAGTATCCGTTTtcctgtttttaaatatatattatatattaaaaagttgtcTTTTTTAAGGCTCTCTGAAATGGATACGATGTTGGAACAAGACTCTTGGACCTCTATTTCGTAAGAGAAAGAAATAgtaaaagagaaataaaattgttaaatatgcTGCTATTTGTTAAGTCTACATTATGGAAGGTGAGAAAATTATCTCTAGGCTAATAATTAGAGCTAAATAGGACATGTTTATCTAAGCCTCAATAATGATGTTAATGGTCAacttaatttctaaatattagtGTAAGGCTTTtacatatcattattattcaatattagagatatgttcattaaaaaatttaatttgacacAAAACTCAGGTCCTTTTGGCAAGGAAGCTGATAAATTAGAACACGCCAATGATGATGAACGCACATACTACATCATAGAAAAGGATGCATTGGTAAGCTTTGTGTGAACGTACACcaaatttctataatttttcattgacAATCTAAAACAGAGCAAGTCctaataccttttttttatcaggTCAATAAGTTCATAAGTGTGCCAAAGGACAAGGGCTCTTTGAATTGTGCCTCGTTTAATGCTGGTATAATTGAAGCAGTCCTAACAAACGGAGGATTTGTAAGTGAATCCTTcactaacaattaaaattatttatctcttagattaaaattgtcaaaagtacaaataattaatattttaaaataactttcaagCTTTATGTtagtttacttaaataaatattctcaaatTTGACTCTTACATTTCCAATTTAATGACACATTAAATACTTTCccataataatttcaaacatatctgtatatatagtttcattaaaaaacttactaaCACACTTCAGATTTGccaaatgaatttattaaattaatgcacCGAAATCTATCAccaatcaataatataatattttccagcCCGCAAAAGTTACAGCACATTGGCACAAAGGCACCACCTACATGGTGAAATTCGAAGACATGGTCATCACGAGAGATAAGGGACTCGATGATCGATAGAGGAATATTAttacacaataattaaaatgaataaatcgtattgtaatgtttattttccaactttttatgttttcataacCCATACATCTACCACAATGAATTGACAGCCCTAGTTCGTtagtttcatatttggttaaaTAGAGAGAAGCTTGGACGGTGAAGGTGAATCTTAACGAGCATTAaatctacacctgggtcgcaagtcccaggcactgttgaagctcgtctccctgcaacgcggtGGACCCTGCACCCGCCGGTGACGTGGAATGTTGAAAAGTTTTGTCCCTCATGTTACATTATCTTGTTTATCTCTCAACTAAAGAAcactaatacaaataatttcagtAGCAGCaagctttaatatatatcaggATAAGGAATTTCTTTCAAAACTATTCCTACTCTaacaaattaaagtattaGCAAAATTTAAACAGTCTATCTCTGTAACGGATCTTGCCACAACGGCAATCCTGCAAGAATTTTGTTCTCTGCTTCCGCAGAAATATCCGTAAATCAACATAGGCATGATAATCATGACAGCACCTTTGATAGCATTTCTGGGGGTGGCTTGGAATATTCGACCTGACAAGCTTTCATTGACAGCCATCTCTGTAGAGCTTCGTCAAACTGAAATTTATTCCCTCTAATTAGTGCAATGTGTCCTGTGTAAACAACTTTTTTGGCTAACCTAGGAACTagaatgtaaaatatagattGTAACAACCATTTATTAGTTGAGTAGGAAGATGTTGGTATTGTGATTACTTcttgtttcatataatatcatataaattaattgctaaTTCTTCTAACACAACAAAAGACACTAAATATGGGAtgtatatcataattattaattttatacaagcCACAGATCCtcaatactaatatattttgaaataactaaGTATACACCTCTACTCTTTCtagtaaaacataaaacatacaaCAATCCCGACTCCTTAGAGTGTAGACATGGATCGGTCCTAAGCTTCAGGAATTCCTGTCTATATTTTGCCCTTCTCTCAATTTGggtcataattattttgtattcaagaTCAGAAAATCCATATTTGTTcatctttgaaaattatttaatttctattaatcTTTTGAAGTAAAAGAATAGTATGTTAAGACTTAAGATTGtcgtttactttttttaaaataataagtaaagaaCTGGCCAGTTACAATCTGTTCACTTGGACAGTtaagtacaaaataatatggaCACTCTAGAAgaaaaatgtgaataaaataaaacaatatattttaaacgtgaTTAACTAGATTTCTATACAACAACATTGATTTTTAGCAAAGTTTGAACTCCCTCTCCCTGTAACGCAGTTCTCCCGATCTGATCTGGCGTTCCCTATTGTCGCGGTGTTTCTTGATTAAATATCCGTATGAAAACATTGGGACTATTATGGTAAAGAATCCGAACAGAGCAGTCCTCTTATTGGGTTGAAAATGGTCGAGTTGAGTCACTTTCATGGATATGAATCTCTGATGGGCCGAGTCGaactaaaacaaacattataatcaataaataacgATCAAAACAAAGATTTGTTACAGTAAAATTACGTAATTTTACGTACAACATAGCCCGCCTCTGAAGCATTTTTCCATGGATTGGTTCTCTGTTTTAGAAACTCTTTCCTCAACTCCGCACGCCTTTCGGCTTGCATTTGTATgagtttaaatttgttttcagaTATTCCATATTTCTCAGCCATTTTCGACTTCAATTAAAAAGTTGTTAAGTGAAAACCCTGAAATCGCTGTTTACAGGTTACTACTAAACTTCTGTCATTTGTCAAACCGATTTAAACAGTCACAGTTTTAgtaaggaaatatataataatagtatacataattacaaagaatgctattaatttttataagataggtttgaattaaatatatatggtgttcagtaataataataatataaataattaaaaaaaaaaacaacattttccTGATAGTGTACACCTATCCGAATAAGAACGGATAACGAGAACATGGCAACTTCCGGAAACCATCTTTTTAACTCCCGTTGTTGTCGTTGTCAGGTCggcgattttattaaaaaaccgcAACCATGGGTCGTATGCACGCACCTGGGTAATTTTAATGCTATTTAACTTGTGCAGTATGAATTTATTGAACAGTGTAATAAGTCTTTCATTCTAATCGAATTGTTCAATATAAGTGACAGTCTAACCTAAAGGATTGGTTAGCGTGTACCACATGGCCCGTAACTGTAGtgtgttattttgtatttcaggAAAGGTATCTCACAGTCGGCGTTACCATACCGCCGCAGTGTCCCCACCTGGTTAAAACTCACAGCTGATGATGTTAAGGAACAGATTTTCAAACTCGGCAAGAAGGGTCTTACTCCATCCCAAATCGGTAAGCattccttttaaaaaaattaattatattaaacttaaaagcagctaaataaaaataattaagaacaattcatgtatatatatatatattttttaagtatcagGAATGCTTTTTTGTCAGACTTATGtatatgtttgatataaaacaaattgattCAGTCCTTCAAATATTGATGATTTAATATACACTAAGTTATTAAagctgtaatataaataacacttcACAATGCTAGTATATAACCAGTGAATATTTAGACATCACTGTGAAAGTTAAGCCttagttatacatttttctagTAACCTAAGCTGATATTTGAAGTTTCCGCGTTTTAAAACCCTGAGACTTGAGGAAATTGCAGAATGAAGtagttattacattaaaatatgcaaatatataagaatacacATTCTGAGAATGTATGttcctgaaatatatttttgtagcaCTGGCATACTGcagtgaatattaaaataaatattgaattcattAATAGAAAGATCTATTACAtggtttagttttattactgAACACTATGTTGTGGCTTTTATCACTTTTTCTATGAGATTAATAGTTGAGAATTTTTGTCAGTGTACATTtgtactataatttatatcaccaACTCATTGTTAAACTATGTAGTTACTTTGAATgagaaatcaaattataatgtgttCTGTCATTGAAATTCCTGTTTTGCAGGTGTCATGCTCAGGGATTCCCACGGAGTTGCCCAAGTCAGATTTGTTACCGGCAAAAAGATTCTCCGTATCATGAAAGCCATGGGTCTAGCTCCGGATCTACCTGAAGACTTGTACTACCTGATCAAGAAAGCCGTCGCTATGAGGAAGCACTTGGAACGTAACAGGAAAGACAAAGACAGCAAATTCAGGCTCATTCTCGTAGAGTCTAGAATCCACAGGCTCGCACGCTACTACAAAACCAAGAGCGTGCTGCCCCCTAACTGGAAGTATGAGTCGAGCACCGCCTCCGCTCTTGTGgcttaagtttaaataaactatgtaaATTCCCATATACTTATTTCATTTGTCCTACAATTAAATAAGACCTAATGTCCACCTCTTTCGTTTTTAGACCAATTTTAAGAGGTATAAAGGTACAAGAAAACAAGAAGCTACTTACCTGATTTCTAGTCAtacttaattaatgtattaaataataattgttcatTTGCAATACGTTTGACAAACTTCGCCTTTAATGGAGTAATCGAAAAATTTCtctgtttcattataatatcgaAATCTTATTTGATATGATTTAATCAGCGTCGTATTCCGTGAATAAACTCAGGAACTTAACAGTTGACATTtgtctgtaatatatttaaatctgatCCTATGAGAGTTTAGTAAATatctactaataataattgccATCAATTTTGGTACCTGCGGAAACTTAACGCTATTATTCACTGGCATTAAGGCttgaaatataacaacattttatattatactgtatacagttcatttaaaatatgtatttcaaacaatacttAAGGCACAGCATAGTAATCATCTTAGCACTTGGTTGATAGTGTGTGTGTCATGACAGCAggatatttagaaaatagttCAGGTCTCTAATGCACGGCGCTGTAGCCTTCTATTGGCAGAGAACGAACCTTGGTTTAGAATACTCGACGAGTTATGACCTCTTAAAGGTTTGAGACAACAGGTCACAAAACGGTTTCTATTAATAGTGACACATACAGAACTTACTAATAGTCGcggtataatataatacgcacaatgtacatacattacaCACTCACTCCTCATCGACACCAGACACGTGACCAGAGCTCGTCAATGGATTATATTCCTATAGTAACTACGACATTTAATACGGTACTGATAGCTTCTCTCCTTTGTCATGAAAAGTAGGCTCtagcatttttatatatattttaccgatacaatctaatttataaactagTTTCCATTTAATTGAATGAATTCAAAAGAAACatcaatgaattttattgaCCTATTACTTTAGATCAATCTGtttcacatttattaatacacaATGACGTTTACTTGGCGCggaaattaaagataattatgaaaatatacaaaatgctGTACAGAAAaagatattgaatatttatttatctttatatcgGTTGTACTAAgaacataataatttcaaatttacttATCAATCTAGTTAAAATTAACTGGGATTTACATCTAGGCTTCTTCACTTCAGTAATgataaaatgcaatttttcaacaattattgataaatgcAGTAATCAGTAATGCAATAAAGTCATTCATCTGCCATTTTATGATTGAATGATGTTTACCAATTTACATTgcatcattaattaatataagctATAGTTAAGATATTTGGAAATACTAAATTAGTATATGCtatctttgataaaaaaaaatattttcagtattaaaactaggtataaaaaaatttaatcaatcaTCAAGGTGAGTGCATGAGACTTTTATGCATGAtgtaaaatctaaaaaaaaaatcttatgtcCTTTTTAATCAAAGCATTATTTTCtacaataatttacttaaataactgtttttattttcaaaattaatattttattcaacaataagttacaaataaggtaaaattttggccatttttacaaaataatgacacattataagtttatacatgaaaatttattaccgTTTAATACAATGATTTATAAGGCAGTAGTGATAAAGAAATAGACTTAATTggaaattaagataaatataattaattacagaaaCAAACACTTTAGAAATTAGGTTTAAAAGTGATGTATTTCATGAATAAAGAGTGatattgtacataattttattaaatcaaacatATGGATTCCAGTTGCTGCCATCCTCAGGGTGTAAGTTATTTGTGATCAGTAACACAACATCCACAATCCACCAGATCCCTAAACCTCCTAATGTCAGCAGTTTCCCCACAGCAGTTCCTGTTTGGCCCAAACAGAACCGGTCCATGCCCAAGAAACCAAGTAAAATGCtgtatattaatgttgttgtaaaataatgtcCTGAATAACGTACACACGGAAAACCGTCTCTGAGAAACGTTCTGCTACCGTGACATTCGATACCATCTAATGCTTTACATTGAACTTTCGTTTTCTCCACTTCTTCGTAAGTTACACCTCCGAATTTGACACAGCCATGTTTAACAGCTTTTTTAGCAGTCTCATTTCCTTTATGATCAACTGGTTCGTCGCAGTCTAGAAAGTCCAGGGGAAGAAAGCTACATTTAACTAAAGGACCGAGAGGGCGATAAGGTTCTTTTGAGTACGGGTCGCTTTCTGATGAGCATAATTTTGCTAATGTTGTTATGACTACAACAATGCACAGTAAATTCATCATCAATACATAtcctttatttgaaatgtgaTATCATTTCTCGAAAATACGTCTTtttctaaaaacattaatagtagAAATTGAAACAATAACAACATTTCAACGTCAATTCTTCCCTAACGGTATGTCAAAGattgacataaataaagtttatagaGACCGCTTTGCCTAATATTACATTGAAGAAAACCTACTTTAcgatacttaaattaattagttttggaATGGTATTCGAAAACTTATGTTCTTTATATTAGTTCACGATgttgcaaaaatattacatttttctgcataatatattcaaatattgaaaactatttttatttatttttaaatgcttcTTTAAAAATCGGTTCAAAtaggtattaattataattttgacactGACATTAAATCTTTATGACAAAtcttgtatttcttttttttggtCGATCTCTGTAATCATTTTGTGATGAATTCCTCTGTGGCGATTTCACTAAGTaatttgaagtaaataaacGAATATGGAAGTGTTTAACAAGTTCTACTCATCGGTTAGCAATACGGTGTCCCAGTTATCGGGAGTATTGCCGGGTAATCCAGTTACGAGAGAGTTCGAAGCGACTCAGTTTATAGCCAGTGCAGGGCCAGGTAAATCACATGTTCATTTTCATTAGTATTCCTGATaccatataatttttcattaatgcCTATTCAATACTTTTAGGCTTACTGTGGAAAGTATATAAAGGATTTAAGAAATCGACAAAACAGGAAGCATCCATTTTCGTGTTTGAAAAGAAACAATTAGAAAGATGGTCAAAAGCAGACAGAGACATCATGatagacattttaaaaagggGTATTGTTCAATTGACAAAATTACGACACCCTCAAATACTCACAGTGCAGCACAGCCTGGAAGAAAGCAGAGAAAGTCTTGCGTTTGCCACTGAGCCCGTTTTCGCCAGCTTGGCTAACATTCTTGGTAATACTGAAAACATGCCTCATCCTTTACCAAACCACATTGTTCATTATAAGCTCTATgaagttgaaattaaatacgGATTGATGCAAGTGGCAGAGGGTTTGGCATTTTTGCACAACGATGTCAAACTTCTACATCATAATATCTGTCCTGAATCTATAATAGTCAACCAGCAGGGTGCTTGGAAAATATTTGGGTTTGATTTCTGCATTGCTAACCAAAGTATGACAGGTTCGGCCCCCTTTTGGCCATTTACCGAATATTGCCAAGCGATGCATGCTCTGACTCAGCC
This genomic window from Danaus plexippus chromosome 14, MEX_DaPlex, whole genome shotgun sequence contains:
- the LOC116769572 gene encoding LOW QUALITY PROTEIN: trafficking protein particle complex subunit 5 (The sequence of the model RefSeq protein was modified relative to this genomic sequence to represent the inferred CDS: inserted 1 base in 1 codon), which gives rise to MSSSRSKSSILDKPLSKGKGEVSLALYALLFSEIVQYCQNRSHSINELQTKLSEXGYDVGTRLLDLYFVRERNSKREIKLLNMLLFVKSTLWKCPFGKEADKLEHANDDERTYYIIEKDALVNKFISVPKDKGSLNCASFNAGIIEAVLTNGGFPAKVTAHWHKGTTYMVKFEDMVITRDKGLDDR
- the LOC116769573 gene encoding NADH dehydrogenase [ubiquinone] 1 beta subcomplex subunit 4, with protein sequence MAEKYGISENKFKLIQMQAERRAELRKEFLKQRTNPWKNASEAGYVFDSAHQRFISMKVTQLDHFQPNKRTALFGFFTIIVPMFSYGYLIKKHRDNRERQIRSGELRYREREFKLC
- the LOC116769704 gene encoding small ribosomal subunit protein uS15, with amino-acid sequence MGRMHAPGKGISQSALPYRRSVPTWLKLTADDVKEQIFKLGKKGLTPSQIGVMLRDSHGVAQVRFVTGKKILRIMKAMGLAPDLPEDLYYLIKKAVAMRKHLERNRKDKDSKFRLILVESRIHRLARYYKTKSVLPPNWKYESSTASALVA
- the LOC116769456 gene encoding TM2 domain-containing protein CG11103 codes for the protein MMNLLCIVVVITTLAKLCSSESDPYSKEPYRPLGPLVKCSFLPLDFLDCDEPVDHKGNETAKKAVKHGCVKFGGVTYEEVEKTKVQCKALDGIECHGSRTFLRDGFPCVRYSGHYFTTTLIYSILLGFLGMDRFCLGQTGTAVGKLLTLGGLGIWWIVDVVLLITNNLHPEDGSNWNPYV